A stretch of Arthrobacter sp. NEB 688 DNA encodes these proteins:
- a CDS encoding cystathionine gamma-synthase: MTSENLGFSSRAIHAGQEPDPLTGAVVPPIHQVSTYKQDGVGGLRGGYEYSRSANPTRAALEECVAALEGGERGFAFASGLAGEDTVLRALLAPGDHVVVPSDAYGGTYRLFNRVLKPWGVDHSIAKVADVESVRAAMRPETRMVWVETPTNPLLGIADIEAIATLTHEAGALLVVDNTFASPYLQSPIALGADVVVHSTTKYAGGHSDVVGGAVVVAPGATTRDGESVAERVAFHQNSMGAVAGPFDAWLVLRGLKTLAVRMERHCDNAEAVVDFLRGHPGVTAVHYPGLPDHPNHDVARRQMKRFGGMVAFRVKGGEDVAAKVCGETQLWTLGESLGGVESLIEHPGRMTHASVAGTELEVPADLIRLSVGIEDVEDLVADLRQALDRLT, from the coding sequence ATGACTTCCGAGAACCTCGGCTTCTCCTCCCGCGCCATCCACGCCGGGCAGGAGCCGGACCCGCTGACCGGCGCCGTCGTGCCGCCCATCCACCAGGTGAGCACCTACAAGCAGGACGGCGTGGGCGGCCTGCGCGGTGGCTACGAGTACTCGCGCTCGGCCAACCCGACGCGCGCCGCGCTCGAGGAGTGCGTCGCCGCGCTCGAGGGCGGTGAGCGCGGCTTCGCGTTCGCGAGCGGCCTCGCCGGCGAGGACACCGTCCTGCGTGCGCTGCTCGCGCCGGGCGACCACGTCGTCGTCCCGTCCGACGCCTACGGCGGCACCTACCGGCTCTTCAACCGCGTGCTCAAGCCGTGGGGTGTCGACCACTCGATCGCGAAGGTCGCCGACGTCGAGTCGGTGCGCGCCGCGATGCGCCCCGAGACGCGGATGGTGTGGGTCGAGACCCCGACCAACCCGCTGCTCGGCATCGCCGACATCGAGGCCATCGCCACGCTGACGCACGAGGCCGGCGCGCTGCTCGTCGTCGACAACACCTTCGCGTCGCCCTACCTGCAGAGCCCGATCGCGCTCGGCGCCGACGTCGTCGTCCACTCCACGACGAAGTACGCCGGCGGCCACAGCGACGTCGTCGGCGGCGCGGTCGTCGTCGCGCCGGGAGCCACGACGCGCGACGGCGAGTCGGTGGCCGAGCGGGTCGCCTTCCACCAGAACTCGATGGGCGCCGTCGCCGGCCCGTTCGACGCCTGGCTCGTGCTGCGCGGCCTCAAGACGCTCGCCGTCCGGATGGAGCGCCACTGCGACAACGCCGAGGCCGTCGTCGACTTCCTCCGGGGCCACCCCGGCGTCACCGCGGTCCACTACCCGGGCCTGCCCGACCACCCGAACCACGACGTCGCCCGGCGCCAGATGAAGCGCTTCGGCGGGATGGTCGCCTTCCGCGTCAAGGGCGGCGAGGACGTCGCGGCCAAGGTCTGCGGCGAGACGCAGCTGTGGACGCTCGGCGAGTCCCTCGGCGGCGTCGAGTCCCTCATCGAGCACCCCGGCCGGATGACGCACGCGTCCGTCGCGGGCACCGAGCTCGAGGTGCCGGCCGACCTCATCCGCCTGTCGGTGGGCATCGAGGACGTCGAGGACCTCGTCGCCGACCTGCGCCAGGCGCTCGACCGCCTCACCTGA
- a CDS encoding GNAT family N-acetyltransferase produces MTSLVPVSGLDTDPAERARFDAWARVLEDVACDEQGEDHDAWSAEELRGLEGSASKRRLQVLALDGDEPVGAAGVIAPLLDNEGTAQLFVAVLPAHRHRGVGDALVRWAVGEAHTLGRTTLHAETQWGADTDDDPFAGWVERHGFEPAQTVLRSDLPVHEGEVPEPVVADGYRLETHVDAMPEADLADRAFLARRMSTDVPLGDLELAEEEWDEERVRGEDERTRAMGRRVVSTFVRDLGSGRLVGYTSIQCPQATPHLAFQHDTLVTREHRGHGLGLALKLANLRALAQALPEVRTVRTWNAEENAHMLAVNRAMGFRPSGRLRTWQRHLDRG; encoded by the coding sequence GTGACCTCCCTCGTCCCGGTCTCCGGACTCGACACCGACCCCGCCGAGCGCGCCCGCTTCGATGCCTGGGCCCGTGTCCTCGAGGACGTCGCTTGCGACGAGCAGGGCGAGGACCACGACGCCTGGAGCGCCGAGGAGCTGCGCGGGCTCGAGGGGTCGGCGTCCAAGCGCCGCCTCCAGGTGCTCGCGCTCGACGGCGACGAGCCCGTCGGGGCGGCGGGCGTCATCGCCCCGCTGCTCGACAACGAGGGCACCGCCCAGCTCTTCGTCGCGGTGCTGCCGGCGCACCGGCATCGGGGCGTGGGGGACGCGCTGGTGCGCTGGGCCGTCGGCGAGGCGCACACCCTGGGGCGCACCACGCTGCACGCCGAGACGCAGTGGGGCGCCGACACGGATGACGACCCGTTCGCCGGATGGGTCGAGCGGCACGGCTTCGAGCCGGCGCAGACGGTGCTGCGCTCCGACCTCCCGGTGCACGAGGGCGAGGTGCCGGAGCCCGTCGTGGCCGACGGCTACCGGCTCGAGACGCACGTCGACGCGATGCCCGAGGCCGACCTCGCCGACCGCGCGTTCCTCGCCCGCCGGATGTCGACGGACGTGCCCCTCGGCGACCTCGAGCTGGCCGAGGAGGAGTGGGACGAGGAGCGCGTGCGCGGCGAGGACGAGCGCACCCGGGCGATGGGACGCCGCGTCGTGTCGACCTTCGTGCGCGACCTCGGCAGCGGTCGGCTCGTCGGCTACACGAGCATCCAGTGCCCGCAGGCCACGCCGCACCTCGCCTTCCAGCACGACACCCTCGTCACCCGCGAGCACCGCGGCCACGGGCTCGGGCTGGCGCTCAAGCTGGCCAACCTGCGGGCCCTCGCGCAGGCGCTGCCCGAGGTGCGCACGGTGCGCACCTGGAACGCCGAGGAGAACGCGCACATGCTCGCCGTCAACCGGGCCATGGGCTTCCGGCCCAGCGGCCGCCTGCGCACCTGGCAGCGGCACCTCGACCGAGGGTGA